From Salvia miltiorrhiza cultivar Shanhuang (shh) unplaced genomic scaffold, IMPLAD_Smil_shh original_scaffold_269, whole genome shotgun sequence, the proteins below share one genomic window:
- the LOC131003808 gene encoding uncharacterized protein LOC131003808: MYYRLRGSESSSFYDGDYYELWVCREEKWEKDFNVSLTSVYAPMTMVDNRFLFLRGLYKDGGGNNIATNHGLSVYDHTRKKCVVLGFTDNVYVFSYVESFVTLLDGKPIQGSDVLNRDISLGNNDNAIESTAEEEEEELEEEEQLSLIYLVLFTN, encoded by the exons ATGTACTATCGGCTACGAGGATCTGAATCATCCTCTTTTTATGATGGGGATTATTATGAGCTTTGGGTATGTAGGGAAGAGAAATGGGAAAAAGATTTTAATGTGTCTCTTACTAGTGTTTATGCACCAATGACTATGGTAGACAATCGATTCTTGTTTCTTCGTGGACTATATAAGGATGGTGGTGGCAATAATATTGCAACTAATCATGGTCTATCTGTTTACGACCATACTAGGAAAAAATGCGTGGTTCTCGGTTTTACTGATAATGTCTACGTTTTCTCTTATGTTGAGAGCTTTGTTACGCTGCTGGATGGAAAGCCAATTCAGGG ATCCGATGTTCTTAATCGTGATATTTCATTGGGCAACAACGACAATGCCATCGAATCCACAgccgaggaggaggaggaagagctGGAAGAGGAGGAGCAACTTTCTCTTATCTATTTAGTTCTTTTTACTAATTAA
- the LOC131003809 gene encoding F-box/LRR-repeat protein At2g43260-like — protein sequence MRNSEKRRVAVQWCKSGTKCLSITSPGDLPEICKQSDLDLPFLDPKVHTYGTSNEGLLLIYDDNHLFLCNPTTKHFRSFPSKYKVHKPDPWIPYIVTAGLGYLSESGDYKIVCVYLCDREDLKMSKVDRFDIQVYSFKSKDWKKIKTPDFCASAWIVYSEPPTCVEGSCYWFACGTKVVSFDFSEEKFSYFSLPSKTDDYSARLIKLDNYYGEDL from the coding sequence ATGCGTAATTCCGAGAAGAGAAGGGTTGCTGTGCAATGGTGCAAGTCTGGTACGAAATGTTTATCTATTACTTCTCCGGGAGATTTACCTGAAATATGCAAACAAAGTGATCTGGATCTTCCTTTTTTGGATCCAAAGGTTCACACTTATGGTACCAGTAATGAGGGTTTGTTGCTTATCTACGATGATAACCACCTTTTTCTTTGCAACCCCACAACCAAACACTTTCGATCCTTTCCATCCAAATACAAGGTACATAAACCCGACCCATGGATTCCGTATATCGTGACTGCTGGTTTAGGCTATCTTTCTGAATCTGGTGATTACAAAATCGTATGTGTTTATCTATGTGATCGCGAAGATCTGAAGATGTCCAAGGTTGACAGGTTTGACATTCAGGTGTATTCATTCAAATCTAAGGATTGGAAAAAGATTAAAACTCCTGATTTTTGTGCATCTGCTTGGATTGTCTACTCCGAACCTCCTACTTGTGTTGAAGGTAGTTGTTATTGGTTTGCTTGTGGGACCAAAGTCGTATCGTTCGATTTTAGTGAAGAAAAATTCTCTTACTTTTCTTTACCATCTAAGACAGATGACTATAGCGCTCGCCTCATCAAGTTAGATAATTATTATGGTGAAGATTTGTAA